A genomic segment from Oligoflexus sp. encodes:
- a CDS encoding trypsin-like peptidase domain-containing protein, with translation MLRPWSILISVFVLSCKSLPHDRHASAQFMRMATESKATRLLATADTRRLFQAMARVDSDQSCSGVLIGKDAAPDSPAYLLTAGHCLMDLEDIRSSQRIFRDALPRSDRNAIHFERGDFRIGRVLYATMKGVDLAIAEITEDDNAASIFRLTERQELDAEDARAPRALTLRQLKERGIEPLPWAKKLPEFGDQIRIISAAVDDETDADILREHRCRHEGLADVIESIWHWHGVARNNCDDILPGASGAPVLNKDAALFAIVNTSSRNALSQDCYLGQPCELTEKSFQVAAARNYGTLVLHLPSCFNAQGNFAPEEPRCTLERRGQATVLSQIPTPLNPGTRTEAEREWGVTLQPVDSGSRGFHYKTVSLPMQSCQQMDGYSERLPWPGPDLRKLPAPLSAGLYALCIVSEKEYENQDLRHAAMIILNVDNQAPQLKPRLVTQPNSQEPLMAVRKSCRNLPLRATFEQRRRCAVAVLSLEIQPYEIVDFYHGLVDGKAQDCRSVKNENRGAQLSIPVDQLPASLCVWAVDGAGNRSEEPVILPIRAANRREIIEATDVMADWSFQQP, from the coding sequence ATGCTTCGTCCCTGGTCCATTCTTATTTCTGTTTTCGTACTCAGCTGCAAATCCTTGCCGCATGACCGGCATGCCAGCGCGCAATTCATGCGAATGGCGACAGAATCAAAGGCTACGCGTCTGCTGGCCACAGCGGACACAAGACGCCTGTTCCAGGCGATGGCTCGCGTGGATTCGGATCAATCCTGCAGCGGCGTCCTGATCGGCAAAGACGCGGCACCGGACAGTCCCGCCTATCTTTTAACAGCCGGTCACTGTCTCATGGACCTTGAGGATATCCGTTCGTCCCAGCGTATTTTCCGCGATGCGTTGCCGCGCTCGGATCGCAATGCGATTCATTTTGAGCGGGGCGATTTTCGAATCGGTCGCGTTCTTTATGCGACGATGAAGGGCGTGGATCTGGCGATTGCGGAAATCACGGAGGACGATAACGCGGCCTCCATCTTTCGCCTCACGGAAAGGCAGGAGCTTGATGCGGAAGACGCGCGGGCTCCGCGTGCGCTCACGCTGCGGCAGTTGAAAGAACGCGGTATTGAACCTTTGCCCTGGGCCAAAAAACTTCCTGAGTTCGGTGATCAGATTCGCATCATCAGCGCGGCCGTGGATGATGAGACTGATGCGGACATCCTGCGCGAGCACCGCTGTCGTCATGAAGGGCTTGCCGATGTCATCGAAAGCATCTGGCATTGGCATGGGGTCGCCCGCAATAACTGTGACGATATATTGCCCGGCGCTTCGGGTGCACCCGTTTTAAACAAGGATGCCGCTCTTTTCGCCATTGTGAATACCAGCAGCCGCAATGCTCTGAGTCAAGACTGTTACCTCGGGCAGCCCTGTGAATTAACGGAAAAGAGTTTTCAGGTCGCCGCCGCGCGCAATTATGGAACGCTCGTTCTCCATCTGCCCTCATGCTTCAATGCCCAGGGGAATTTTGCGCCTGAAGAGCCTCGCTGCACACTGGAACGGCGCGGCCAGGCCACGGTGCTGAGTCAAATTCCAACGCCTTTGAATCCTGGAACACGGACGGAAGCGGAACGGGAATGGGGCGTCACTCTTCAGCCTGTGGATTCGGGCAGCCGTGGTTTTCATTACAAAACTGTAAGCCTGCCCATGCAATCGTGCCAGCAAATGGATGGCTACAGCGAACGGCTTCCCTGGCCCGGACCCGATCTTCGTAAACTTCCCGCGCCCCTTTCGGCTGGCCTCTATGCGCTTTGCATCGTAAGTGAGAAAGAATATGAGAACCAGGATCTCAGGCATGCGGCCATGATTATTCTGAATGTGGACAATCAAGCGCCTCAGCTCAAGCCGCGGCTCGTCACGCAACCCAACAGTCAGGAGCCCCTTATGGCCGTGCGCAAAAGCTGTCGGAATCTGCCGCTCCGCGCGACCTTCGAGCAAAGGCGGCGGTGCGCTGTGGCGGTGCTGTCGCTTGAAATTCAGCCCTATGAAATCGTTGATTTTTATCACGGCCTTGTCGACGGCAAAGCCCAGGATTGCCGATCCGTGAAAAACGAAAATCGCGGCGCGCAGCTCTCAATTCCTGTCGATCAGCTTCCTGCATCTCTCTGCGTGTGGGCTGTGGATGGCGCAGGCAACAGGTCTGAGGAGCCGGTCATCCTTCCAATCCGCGCGGCAAACCGCCGTGAAATAATCGAAGCAACTGACGTCATGGCGGACTGGAGTTTCCAGCAACCTTAA
- a CDS encoding 3-deoxy-7-phosphoheptulonate synthase: MQSIENTRVSEFIPLPSPVQLKAKIPAPESILENVSSWREELRQLLSGQDPRLLVIVGPCSIHDVKAGLEYARKLAKLCHDVKDRIAIVMRVYFEKPRTTIGWKGLINDPELDGSHDIRSGLQIAREFLLNVASLNLPAGTEFLDPIVPQYIADLISWVAIGARTTESQTHREMASGLSMPVGFKNATDGGMQVALDAMTSARHPHHFLGIDSEGMTAVVQTKGNPDAHIILRGGNQGPNYSEAHIEDCLVRIKAAESQRLLLVDCSHGNSSKDYKRQPEVFREVFRQFKNGNRRILGMMLESHLREGKQDLAQKPLVYGQSITDGCIAWESTEELIRTAYEQLGS; this comes from the coding sequence ATGCAGTCCATTGAAAATACGCGCGTCAGCGAGTTTATCCCGCTCCCGTCCCCGGTCCAGTTGAAAGCCAAAATCCCGGCTCCGGAAAGCATTTTGGAGAATGTTTCGAGCTGGCGCGAGGAACTCAGGCAGCTTCTGAGTGGTCAGGATCCAAGGCTCCTCGTGATCGTCGGGCCCTGTTCGATCCATGATGTGAAGGCCGGGCTGGAATATGCAAGGAAACTGGCGAAACTTTGTCATGACGTGAAAGACAGGATCGCGATCGTGATGCGGGTGTACTTTGAGAAACCGCGTACGACCATCGGCTGGAAAGGTCTGATCAATGACCCCGAGCTGGATGGCAGTCATGATATTCGCAGCGGACTGCAGATTGCGCGTGAGTTTCTTTTGAATGTGGCCTCGCTCAATCTTCCGGCCGGTACGGAATTTCTGGATCCGATCGTTCCGCAGTATATCGCCGACCTCATCAGCTGGGTTGCGATCGGGGCGCGCACCACGGAGAGTCAGACGCATAGGGAGATGGCCAGCGGCCTTTCCATGCCAGTCGGCTTTAAGAATGCGACCGACGGCGGCATGCAGGTGGCCCTGGATGCCATGACCTCGGCCCGGCATCCGCATCATTTCCTGGGGATTGATAGCGAGGGTATGACCGCGGTCGTGCAGACCAAGGGCAATCCGGATGCGCATATCATTCTGCGCGGCGGGAATCAGGGGCCCAACTATAGCGAAGCCCATATCGAAGACTGCCTTGTTCGCATCAAAGCGGCTGAAAGCCAGCGGCTTCTTTTGGTGGACTGCAGTCATGGCAACAGCAGCAAGGATTATAAACGGCAGCCCGAAGTCTTCCGCGAAGTCTTCCGCCAGTTCAAAAATGGCAACCGCCGTATTCTTGGAATGATGCTGGAGAGTCATCTGCGCGAGGGCAAGCAGGATCTGGCGCAAAAACCTTTGGTTTATGGCCAGAGCATTACCGACGGCTGCATTGCCTGGGAGAGTACCGAGGAGTTGATCCGTACCGCTTACGAACAGCTGGGATCATGA
- a CDS encoding 2Fe-2S iron-sulfur cluster-binding protein — protein sequence MPRILFTPSQKFAEVDSNTKILLAGRKAGAEVRFGCASCRCGTCGVKITEGAQNLSPMKPDEEKLLKRLKLPTDGTVRLACQARINGDCVVDLDFQDTYNPEDINLHDEDD from the coding sequence ATGCCGCGGATCCTGTTTACACCCTCCCAGAAATTCGCTGAGGTCGATAGCAACACCAAGATCCTTTTGGCCGGCCGCAAGGCCGGTGCCGAGGTCCGCTTCGGCTGCGCATCCTGCCGTTGCGGGACCTGCGGCGTGAAAATCACCGAAGGCGCTCAGAATCTTTCCCCGATGAAGCCTGACGAGGAAAAGCTTCTGAAACGACTCAAGCTTCCGACCGACGGCACGGTAAGGCTCGCCTGCCAGGCCCGGATCAATGGCGATTGCGTGGTCGATCTCGACTTTCAGGACACCTACAATCCGGAAGATATCAACCTCCACGATGAGGACGATTGA
- a CDS encoding 2,3,4,5-tetrahydropyridine-2,6-dicarboxylate N-succinyltransferase, with protein sequence MDAAVASGKPEVAREGDHVIKEVIKLLDRGELRVCNRVGDGWQVNAWVKTAILLYFRVMDMQRVDCGPFVYYDKIPLKRNYDELKVRVVPPATARYGSFMEPGVVLMPSYVNIGAYVGKNTMVDTWATVGSCAQVGANVHLSGGVGLGGVLEPASAKPVIIGDGAFIGSRCIVVEGVEVGDEAVLAANVTLTASTPIIDIRDGEMKETRGKIPPRAVVVPGTKEKAVGSGKIFTSCAYIIGNRKASTDLKTSLNDALREFAVSV encoded by the coding sequence ATGGACGCGGCTGTGGCCAGCGGAAAACCCGAAGTCGCCCGTGAAGGCGACCATGTGATCAAGGAAGTTATCAAGCTGCTCGATCGCGGCGAACTGCGTGTCTGCAATCGCGTGGGTGACGGCTGGCAGGTGAACGCCTGGGTTAAAACCGCCATTCTTCTTTATTTCCGCGTCATGGATATGCAGCGCGTGGATTGCGGTCCCTTCGTTTACTACGATAAAATCCCTCTGAAACGAAACTATGATGAGTTGAAAGTCCGCGTCGTCCCACCCGCCACCGCGCGTTACGGCAGCTTCATGGAACCGGGCGTGGTGCTGATGCCGTCCTATGTGAATATCGGGGCCTATGTCGGCAAAAATACGATGGTCGACACCTGGGCGACCGTCGGGTCCTGCGCGCAGGTCGGAGCCAATGTGCACCTTTCCGGTGGCGTGGGCCTGGGTGGTGTGCTGGAACCGGCTAGCGCCAAGCCTGTGATTATCGGGGACGGCGCCTTTATCGGCTCCCGCTGCATCGTGGTCGAAGGCGTGGAAGTGGGAGACGAGGCTGTGCTGGCGGCAAACGTGACTCTGACCGCCTCCACACCCATCATTGATATCCGCGATGGCGAAATGAAAGAGACCCGGGGTAAAATTCCACCTAGAGCTGTGGTCGTCCCCGGCACCAAGGAAAAGGCCGTCGGGAGCGGCAAGATTTTCACATCCTGCGCTTACATCATCGGCAATCGGAAGGCATCGACCGACCTGAAAACGTCGCTCAATGATGCCCTGCGGGAGTTTGCTGTTTCGGTGTAA